A section of the Paenibacillus aurantius genome encodes:
- a CDS encoding DEAD/DEAH box helicase encodes MATDFEALPIEERLISNLKERGISAPTDIQARAIPVIAAGKDVIAQSQTGTGKTLAYLLPVLQKLDASARHVQAVVLVPTRELGMQILQEIEKLIEGTELTAQPLIGGAALARQVDRLRQKPSIVVGTPGRIMELIKLRKLTMHYVRTIVVDEVDQMFDLGSAKEVESILGSALRDRQILFFSATVTEAIRRTAGRWMNEPEEIDVKPEQRTAETLEHLYFVTEPRDKIDMLRRLVRHYNPRSAIVFINETEGVAEVLAKIRYVGLTIEGLYGDAGKQDRARVMNGFREGRFQLLLATDVAARGLDIPEVTHVINLDLPMDADHYVHRAGRTGRMGRQGTVLSLAANRERSLIEKFAKTLGIPIEEKEMYSGEVVSPEENRSVRAGRQRVEKAGAGESVRTNGAAGTGAASSGKTAEAGAERRERPAFGAGGLPERPGAGGGRGSSGAGVQPAAGGGRLSSKDWRSVAAGGTEERQALQPEARKPAGAGKGRERDRERDRKNKGAPKWLKDKPAKDR; translated from the coding sequence ATGGCTACCGATTTTGAAGCATTGCCCATAGAGGAAAGACTGATTTCCAACCTGAAGGAGAGAGGGATCTCCGCTCCTACCGATATCCAGGCCCGGGCGATTCCGGTCATTGCGGCGGGAAAGGACGTCATCGCCCAATCCCAGACGGGAACGGGCAAGACCCTTGCCTATCTGCTGCCCGTTCTCCAGAAGCTCGACGCTTCGGCCCGACATGTACAAGCGGTGGTGCTCGTGCCCACGCGGGAGCTCGGGATGCAGATCCTGCAGGAAATCGAGAAGCTGATCGAAGGGACGGAGCTCACGGCGCAGCCTCTTATCGGAGGGGCGGCTCTCGCCCGCCAGGTCGACAGGCTTAGGCAGAAGCCTTCGATCGTCGTGGGAACGCCGGGAAGGATCATGGAGCTGATCAAGCTCCGCAAGCTCACCATGCACTATGTGCGGACCATTGTGGTCGACGAGGTGGATCAGATGTTTGATCTGGGCTCCGCTAAGGAAGTGGAGTCCATCCTCGGAAGCGCGCTGCGGGACCGTCAAATTCTGTTCTTCTCCGCTACGGTGACCGAAGCGATCCGCCGGACGGCCGGGCGTTGGATGAACGAGCCGGAGGAGATCGACGTCAAGCCGGAGCAGCGGACGGCCGAGACGCTGGAGCATCTGTATTTCGTCACGGAGCCCCGCGACAAGATCGACATGCTCCGCCGGCTCGTCCGGCATTACAACCCGCGCTCGGCGATTGTGTTTATTAATGAAACGGAAGGCGTGGCCGAGGTGCTGGCCAAAATCCGCTACGTTGGCTTAACCATCGAGGGACTGTACGGAGACGCGGGCAAACAGGACCGCGCCCGGGTGATGAACGGCTTCCGGGAGGGCCGGTTCCAGCTGCTGCTCGCCACGGATGTAGCCGCCAGGGGGCTCGACATTCCCGAGGTGACCCATGTCATCAACCTGGACCTGCCGATGGACGCGGACCATTACGTTCACCGCGCCGGGCGGACCGGCCGCATGGGCCGCCAAGGAACCGTCCTCTCGCTGGCGGCGAACCGGGAGCGGTCCCTGATCGAGAAGTTCGCCAAGACGCTCGGCATCCCCATCGAAGAGAAGGAGATGTACAGCGGCGAGGTGGTAAGCCCGGAGGAGAACCGCAGCGTCCGGGCGGGCCGCCAGCGCGTGGAGAAGGCAGGCGCCGGCGAAAGCGTCCGGACCAACGGTGCGGCCGGGACGGGCGCCGCTTCCTCCGGCAAAACCGCGGAGGCGGGCGCCGAACGGCGTGAGCGTCCGGCCTTCGGGGCCGGAGGGCTTCCGGAGCGCCCCGGTGCGGGTGGCGGCCGCGGGAGCAGCGGAGCCGGCGTACAGCCGGCCGCGGGCGGCGGGCGCCTGAGCTCGAAGGACTGGCGCTCCGTGGCTGCCGGCGGGACGGAGGAGCGGCAGGCTCTCCAGCCGGAGGCACGCAAGCCGGCGGGGGCCGGGAAGGGGCGGGAACGCGACCGGGAGCGCGACCGCAAGAACAAGGGCGCGCCCAAGTGGCTGAAGGACAAGCCGGCGAAGGACCGCTAG